A section of the Phycisphaerales bacterium genome encodes:
- a CDS encoding type II toxin-antitoxin system VapC family toxin yields MTKPPPIVAVDSMILAWSLREDGSEDQRSRTQWLFDQFEEEQCQIIVPTVVLAEFLVPLSEQRRTEMLGAMSGSFLLAPFDVRCAAIAASLIPSALDGRKKGEANSRHSVKVDAMLVATAKVWNAGRVYSNDTKCRELAQRLGLVSHDLPKQPSNLFGYTDKGVRKQQRRMRKPGRQRPKAK; encoded by the coding sequence TTGACGAAGCCGCCACCCATCGTTGCCGTAGACTCGATGATTCTGGCGTGGTCGCTACGCGAAGACGGAAGCGAGGATCAAAGGTCACGCACGCAGTGGCTTTTCGACCAGTTTGAGGAGGAGCAGTGCCAGATCATCGTTCCGACTGTGGTCCTTGCAGAGTTCCTTGTCCCGCTGTCCGAACAGCGCCGTACCGAGATGTTGGGAGCAATGAGTGGTTCCTTTTTGCTCGCTCCCTTCGATGTTCGATGTGCGGCGATTGCGGCATCCCTCATTCCGAGTGCGCTCGACGGGCGGAAGAAGGGCGAAGCGAATAGCCGCCATAGCGTCAAGGTGGACGCCATGTTGGTGGCGACCGCCAAAGTGTGGAACGCCGGCAGAGTATACAGCAACGACACAAAGTGCAGAGAACTCGCTCAGCGCCTTGGTCTGGTTTCGCATGATCTGCCGAAGCAGCCAAGCAATCTATTTGGATACACGGACAAAGGCGTTCGCAAGCAGCAGCGTCGTATGCGAAAACCGGGTCGTCAGAGGCCCAAAGCCAAGTAG
- a CDS encoding phage terminase large subunit family protein → MAIDPRQLKPAELCRLLNSTPLGEVISERQLHRHRTRAGYRIGDGKTVDLLRYTAWLVIERHARLAGEDAAADDAFDENADAARTRHLPESFTGRDIDALPEIVNPGRKEACRRNFRLFCETYFPQTFHLAWSPDHLKVIARIEQAVLEGGLFAMAMPRGSGKTSLCEIACLWALLYGHREFVSLIGSDEEHAGQMLESIKAELENSEALLHDFPEACFPIHCLDGIHQRAAGQLFEGSQTHIGWTAHEIVLPTVPGSLPSGGIIRVAGITGRIRGMKYKRPDGRSVRPSLVLIDDPQTDESARSPSQCATRERILAGAILGLAGPGKKIAGLMTLTVVRPDDLADRLLDRDKHPQWQGQRTKMVYSFPTREQLWAEYARLRAEGLRADEGITRATTFYGEHRDEMDEGAEVAWPDRFNHDELSAIQHAMNLRLQDEAAFWAEYQNEPLPESTALDEDLLTAEQIGAKLSGHERGEVPIGSSLLTMFIDVQAKALFWLIVAWEEDFTGNVIDYGTEPDQKDPHTYFTLRDIRRTLAAASPHAGLEGAVYAGLERLTDSMVGREWKRDDGAMVRIDRCLIDANWGQSSDVVYQFCRQSRHANLIMPSHGRYVGASSIPFSEYKRKRGDRVGLNWRIPVITGKRAVRHVVFDTNYWKSFVQARLAVPMGDPGCLALFGRTGGASNRTATNHQLLAEHLTSEYRVKTQGRGRTVDEWKLRVDGLDNHWLDCLVGCAVAASMQGAVLYGTDVQPAPRRRIRLSDLQGGRRR, encoded by the coding sequence AGCGAGCGGCAACTCCACCGGCATCGCACCCGCGCCGGGTATCGCATCGGCGACGGCAAGACCGTCGATCTGCTGCGCTACACCGCGTGGCTGGTGATCGAGCGGCACGCGCGCCTGGCCGGTGAAGACGCCGCCGCGGATGATGCGTTTGACGAGAATGCCGACGCCGCGCGCACCCGCCACCTGCCCGAGTCCTTCACCGGCCGGGACATCGACGCCCTGCCCGAGATCGTCAATCCCGGCCGCAAGGAGGCCTGCCGCCGCAACTTCCGCCTGTTCTGCGAGACCTACTTCCCGCAGACCTTCCACCTGGCGTGGTCGCCGGATCACCTCAAGGTCATCGCCCGCATCGAACAGGCGGTTCTCGAGGGCGGCCTCTTCGCGATGGCCATGCCGCGCGGCAGCGGCAAGACCAGCCTCTGCGAGATCGCCTGTCTCTGGGCGCTCCTGTATGGTCACCGCGAGTTCGTCTCCCTCATCGGATCCGATGAAGAGCACGCCGGCCAGATGCTCGAATCCATCAAGGCCGAACTGGAGAACAGCGAAGCGCTCCTGCACGACTTCCCCGAGGCGTGCTTCCCCATCCACTGCCTCGACGGCATCCACCAGCGCGCCGCCGGCCAACTCTTCGAAGGCAGCCAGACCCACATCGGCTGGACGGCGCACGAGATCGTCCTGCCGACGGTGCCAGGCTCGCTGCCCTCGGGCGGCATCATCCGCGTTGCCGGGATCACCGGCCGCATCCGCGGCATGAAGTACAAGCGGCCCGATGGCCGCAGCGTCCGCCCCTCGCTCGTGCTCATCGACGATCCGCAGACGGACGAATCGGCGCGGTCGCCCTCGCAATGCGCCACGCGCGAGCGCATCCTCGCCGGCGCCATCCTCGGCCTGGCCGGCCCGGGCAAGAAGATCGCCGGTCTGATGACACTCACCGTGGTGCGACCGGACGATCTGGCCGACCGCCTGCTCGATCGCGACAAGCACCCGCAGTGGCAGGGGCAGCGCACGAAGATGGTGTACTCCTTCCCGACCCGCGAGCAGTTGTGGGCGGAGTACGCGCGACTGCGGGCCGAGGGGCTGCGCGCCGACGAGGGAATCACCCGCGCGACGACTTTCTACGGCGAACATCGCGACGAGATGGATGAGGGGGCCGAGGTCGCGTGGCCGGACCGCTTCAATCACGATGAACTCAGCGCGATTCAGCACGCGATGAATCTGCGGCTCCAGGATGAGGCCGCATTCTGGGCCGAGTACCAGAACGAACCGCTCCCCGAGAGCACCGCGCTCGACGAGGACCTGCTCACCGCAGAACAGATCGGCGCCAAGTTGAGCGGCCACGAGCGCGGCGAGGTGCCCATCGGCTCCTCGCTGCTGACCATGTTCATCGACGTGCAGGCCAAGGCGCTCTTCTGGCTCATTGTTGCTTGGGAGGAGGATTTCACGGGCAATGTGATCGACTACGGCACCGAACCGGACCAGAAGGACCCCCACACGTACTTCACCCTCCGCGACATCCGCCGCACTCTCGCGGCCGCTTCACCACACGCCGGTCTCGAAGGGGCGGTCTACGCCGGCCTTGAGCGACTGACCGACTCCATGGTCGGCCGCGAATGGAAACGCGACGACGGCGCGATGGTGCGCATCGACCGGTGCCTGATTGACGCGAACTGGGGCCAGTCGTCGGATGTCGTCTACCAGTTCTGCCGCCAGAGCCGCCATGCGAACCTGATCATGCCCAGCCACGGCCGGTACGTCGGCGCTTCGAGCATCCCCTTCAGCGAGTACAAACGCAAGCGCGGCGACCGCGTCGGCCTGAACTGGCGCATCCCCGTCATCACCGGCAAGCGCGCCGTGCGCCACGTCGTGTTCGACACGAACTACTGGAAGTCGTTCGTGCAGGCGCGCCTGGCCGTGCCGATGGGCGATCCCGGGTGCCTGGCGCTGTTCGGGCGCACGGGCGGCGCGTCGAACCGCACGGCGACCAATCATCAACTCCTCGCCGAGCACCTGACCAGCGAGTACCGCGTGAAAACGCAGGGCCGCGGCCGGACCGTCGATGAGTGGAAACTCCGCGTGGATGGCTTGGACAATCACTGGCTCGACTGCCTCGTGGGCTGCGCCGTCGCCGCGTCGATGCAGGGCGCTGTGCTGTATGGCACGGATGTGCAGCCGGCCCCGCGCCGACGCATTCGCCTCTCCGACCTCCAGGGAGGACGGCGGCGATGA